A section of the Anabaena cylindrica PCC 7122 genome encodes:
- the rcbX gene encoding RuBisCO chaperone RbcX: MNLKQIAKDTAKTLQSYLTYQALMTVLAQLGETNPPLAYWLQNFSAGKIQDGEAYIEELFLVKSDLALRIMTVREHIAAEVTDFLPEMVRTGIQQANMEQRRQHLERITQLNLSSPSPITEQQTVSDPDVDNLSG, translated from the coding sequence ATGAATTTAAAGCAAATTGCGAAAGACACAGCCAAAACTCTCCAAAGTTATCTGACTTATCAGGCACTTATGACTGTTTTGGCACAGCTAGGCGAAACAAATCCTCCTTTAGCATATTGGTTGCAAAACTTTTCTGCTGGGAAAATCCAAGACGGAGAAGCATATATTGAGGAATTGTTTCTAGTAAAGTCAGATTTGGCTTTGCGAATTATGACTGTCAGGGAACACATCGCGGCAGAAGTGACAGATTTCTTACCAGAAATGGTGCGTACTGGCATTCAGCAAGCCAACATGGAACAGCGTCGCCAGCATCTCGAACGCATCACGCAACTAAATTTATCAAGTCCCAGCCCAATAACTGAACAGCAGACAGTCTCAGACCCTGATGTGGATAATTTATCCGGTTAG
- a CDS encoding form I ribulose bisphosphate carboxylase large subunit produces the protein MSYAQTKTQAKAGYQAGVKDYRLTYYTPDYTPKDTDILAAFRMTPQPGVPPEEAGAAVAAESSTGTWTTVWTDLLTDLDRYKGRCYDIEPVAGEDNQYIAYVAYPLDLFEEGSVTNMLTSIVGNVFGFKALRALRLEDLRIPVAYLKTFQGPPHGIQVERDKLNKYGRPLLGCTIKPKLGLSAKNYGRAVYECLRGGLDFTKDDENINSAPFQRWRDRFLFVAEAIHKAQAETGEIKGHYLNVTAPTCEQMIERAEYAKELKMPIIMHDYLTAGFTANTTLAHWCRKNGILLHIHRAMHAVIDRQKNHGIHFRVLAKTLRMSGGDHIHTGTVVGKLEGERGITMGFVDLLRENYVEQDKSRGIYFTQDWASMPGVMAVASGGIHVWHMPALLEIFGDDSVLQFGGGTLGHPWGNAPGATANRVALEACVQARNEGRSLAREGNDIIREAAKWSPELAVACELWKEIKFEFEAMDTV, from the coding sequence ATGTCTTACGCGCAAACGAAGACTCAGGCGAAAGCTGGGTATCAAGCTGGGGTTAAAGATTACAGACTAACTTATTACACTCCCGATTACACACCTAAAGATACAGATATTCTTGCAGCATTCCGGATGACTCCTCAACCTGGAGTTCCACCTGAAGAAGCTGGTGCTGCGGTAGCTGCTGAGTCTTCTACAGGTACTTGGACAACTGTATGGACAGACTTGCTCACCGACCTAGATCGCTACAAAGGTCGTTGCTATGACATCGAACCAGTTGCTGGTGAAGACAACCAATACATCGCTTACGTTGCTTATCCTCTAGACTTGTTTGAGGAAGGTTCCGTCACCAATATGTTGACCTCCATTGTAGGTAACGTATTTGGTTTCAAAGCATTACGCGCATTGCGTTTGGAAGACTTGCGGATTCCCGTTGCTTACCTGAAGACCTTCCAAGGTCCTCCTCACGGTATTCAAGTTGAACGCGACAAGTTGAACAAGTATGGTCGTCCTTTGTTGGGTTGTACCATTAAGCCCAAATTAGGCTTGTCTGCTAAGAACTACGGTCGCGCCGTATACGAATGTTTGCGTGGTGGTTTGGACTTCACCAAAGACGACGAAAACATCAACTCCGCACCATTCCAAAGATGGCGCGATCGCTTCTTGTTTGTAGCAGAAGCAATCCACAAAGCACAAGCAGAAACCGGCGAAATCAAGGGTCACTACTTGAACGTAACCGCTCCTACCTGTGAACAAATGATTGAACGGGCTGAGTACGCTAAAGAACTCAAAATGCCCATCATCATGCATGACTACCTGACCGCAGGTTTCACAGCTAACACCACCTTGGCTCATTGGTGTCGTAAGAACGGTATTTTGCTGCACATTCACCGTGCTATGCACGCCGTAATTGACCGTCAAAAGAACCACGGTATCCACTTCCGCGTATTGGCTAAAACCTTGCGGATGTCTGGTGGTGACCACATTCACACCGGTACAGTTGTTGGTAAATTGGAAGGCGAACGTGGCATCACAATGGGCTTCGTTGACCTACTACGTGAAAACTACGTTGAGCAAGACAAGTCTCGCGGTATCTACTTCACCCAAGATTGGGCTTCTATGCCTGGTGTAATGGCAGTTGCTTCCGGTGGTATCCACGTATGGCATATGCCCGCACTCCTAGAAATCTTTGGTGATGACTCCGTACTACAGTTTGGTGGTGGTACACTTGGTCACCCCTGGGGTAATGCTCCTGGTGCAACCGCTAACCGCGTAGCTCTAGAAGCTTGCGTTCAAGCTCGTAACGAAGGACGTAGCTTGGCTCGTGAAGGTAACGACATTATCCGCGAAGCGGCTAAGTGGTCTCCTGAACTAGCTGTTGCTTGCGAACTGTGGAAAGAAATCAAGTTCGAGTTTGAAGCAATGGATACCGTCTGA
- a CDS encoding FAD-dependent oxidoreductase yields MQQNCQPILKKLVLIGGGHSHAIILRLLGNKPLPGLHLTLITPDKYTPYSGMLPGHIAGFYNYAECHIDLENLSNFAHVNLYFDRVVGLDLQNNKVICANRPAVDFDLLSIDIGSTPAKLSVSGAAEYAVSAKPVAKLLEHWDKLQKNAAANPQKQLSISIVGGGAGGVELALSMQAGLQKLEIENLEVHLFQRGGELMPNHHPSVRRIMQRVLNHKGVKLHLGETVCQVAPINEKFEVKCESGLIVECNQVFWVTQASAPDWIKASGIGTDEQGFILVDDNLKSLTHSHIFAAGDIATMVNYHLPKAGVFAVRQGKPLYENLCRMVLGKSLKPYKPQKAYLSLISTGDGSALATRGNFTLPPHQLLWHWKDCLDRRFMARFQSLPKT; encoded by the coding sequence ATGCAGCAAAATTGCCAACCAATACTGAAAAAGCTAGTGCTAATTGGTGGAGGTCATAGTCATGCTATTATCTTGAGACTTTTGGGTAATAAACCTTTACCTGGATTGCATTTGACCTTAATTACCCCAGATAAATATACACCCTACTCTGGGATGTTACCAGGACATATTGCCGGATTTTACAATTATGCTGAGTGTCATATTGACTTGGAAAATTTAAGCAACTTTGCTCATGTAAATTTGTATTTTGACAGAGTAGTTGGGCTAGATTTGCAAAATAATAAAGTGATTTGTGCTAACAGACCTGCGGTAGATTTTGATCTACTATCTATTGACATTGGCAGCACCCCCGCTAAATTGTCTGTATCAGGTGCAGCAGAATATGCTGTCAGTGCTAAACCAGTAGCAAAACTTTTAGAACATTGGGATAAATTACAGAAAAATGCAGCTGCAAATCCCCAGAAACAGCTAAGTATTAGTATCGTGGGTGGTGGTGCTGGGGGTGTGGAATTGGCGTTATCAATGCAAGCAGGTTTACAGAAATTGGAGATTGAAAATTTAGAAGTGCATTTATTTCAACGAGGTGGGGAATTAATGCCGAATCATCATCCATCAGTACGGCGAATCATGCAAAGAGTTTTAAATCACAAAGGTGTAAAATTGCATTTAGGTGAAACAGTGTGTCAAGTTGCACCGATAAACGAAAAGTTTGAGGTTAAATGTGAATCTGGGTTAATAGTTGAATGTAATCAAGTTTTCTGGGTGACACAAGCATCAGCACCAGATTGGATAAAAGCATCAGGAATTGGTACTGATGAACAAGGGTTTATTTTAGTAGATGATAATTTGAAATCTCTCACCCATTCCCATATTTTTGCAGCGGGTGATATTGCGACTATGGTAAATTATCACCTCCCGAAAGCAGGTGTGTTTGCTGTGCGCCAAGGTAAACCGCTGTATGAAAATTTGTGCAGAATGGTTTTGGGTAAATCACTCAAACCTTACAAACCACAAAAAGCATATTTGAGTTTAATTAGTACGGGGGACGGAAGCGCATTAGCTACTAGGGGTAATTTCACTTTACCGCCTCATCAATTATTGTGGCACTGGAAAGACTGTCTTGATCGCCGTTTCATGGCAAGATTTCAAAGTCTACCAAAAACCTGA
- a CDS encoding S8 family peptidase: MTLDITHNFSSKKELNITPISSVNTFDNQADNSLSWGNRSSSLQQETKESVVTTSSYNSRNGYGLINAGKAVSEAAGESPYADAPDLGGNNWGADLVNAPAAWERGHTGQGIIVAVLDTGVDYNHTDLNDNIWTNSKEISGNGIDDDGNGYIDDIQGWNFDSNNNNVLDNNGHGTHVSGTIAGENNDTGVTGIAYNSKIMAVKVLDENGSGSYSNIAKGIYYAVDNGANVINLSLGGNSGNDTLKSALEYASSKGVIVVMAAGNNSESTPSYPARYADNLGIAVGAVDKNKNLTDFSNRSGSQEIKYVTAPGQDIYSTVPNNQYATYSGTSMAAPHVAGVVALMLSANPNLTDSQIRDIITRTAENGTQTPEPTQPSNPTPSLPFPFPIELPFSLINIGSLFPFDNIGSLFPLEAQSTISLEPIVLSVGDMSTATPKVEEFSYHNQSHDRWELSYYDSDLTNYTITEDADLSGVRSQEEEYFTSY; this comes from the coding sequence ATGACACTGGATATTACCCACAATTTTTCCTCCAAAAAGGAACTGAATATTACTCCTATTTCCTCAGTTAATACCTTTGATAATCAGGCTGATAATAGCTTGAGTTGGGGTAATCGTAGTAGCTCTCTACAGCAAGAAACCAAAGAGTCTGTTGTCACCACTAGCAGCTATAACTCTAGAAATGGCTATGGCTTAATCAATGCCGGAAAAGCAGTTAGTGAGGCTGCTGGTGAAAGTCCCTATGCAGATGCTCCTGACTTGGGTGGAAATAATTGGGGTGCAGATTTGGTGAATGCTCCAGCAGCATGGGAGCGTGGACATACAGGACAGGGTATTATTGTTGCGGTTCTAGATACTGGAGTTGACTATAACCATACCGATTTAAATGATAATATTTGGACGAACAGTAAAGAAATTTCAGGTAATGGTATAGATGATGACGGTAACGGCTATATTGATGATATTCAAGGTTGGAATTTTGACAGTAATAACAATAATGTTTTGGATAATAATGGCCATGGAACTCATGTTTCTGGAACTATAGCTGGGGAAAATAACGATACTGGTGTGACTGGTATTGCTTATAATTCCAAAATTATGGCAGTCAAGGTTTTAGATGAAAATGGTTCAGGTTCTTATTCAAATATTGCCAAAGGAATCTATTATGCTGTAGATAATGGTGCTAACGTGATTAACCTCAGCCTTGGAGGTAATTCTGGTAATGATACCCTCAAATCTGCCCTTGAATATGCCAGCAGTAAAGGCGTAATTGTGGTTATGGCAGCAGGTAATAATAGCGAATCCACACCATCCTATCCCGCCCGTTACGCCGATAATTTAGGAATTGCTGTTGGTGCAGTAGATAAAAATAAGAACCTCACTGACTTCTCTAACCGTTCTGGCTCTCAAGAAATCAAATACGTCACAGCACCTGGTCAGGATATTTACTCTACAGTTCCCAATAATCAATATGCCACTTACAGTGGCACTTCTATGGCAGCCCCTCACGTTGCTGGGGTAGTTGCCCTTATGCTTAGTGCTAATCCCAATCTAACTGATAGCCAAATCCGGGATATTATTACCCGGACAGCAGAAAATGGGACACAAACTCCAGAACCTACTCAGCCTTCAAATCCAACACCTTCTTTACCATTTCCATTTCCTATTGAGTTACCCTTCAGTCTCATCAATATCGGTTCACTATTTCCCTTCGATAATATAGGTTCATTATTTCCCTTAGAAGCACAATCAACTATTTCATTAGAACCTATTGTTTTATCTGTTGGTGATATGAGTACGGCAACGCCCAAGGTAGAGGAATTCAGTTATCATAATCAGAGTCATGATAGATGGGAATTGAGTTATTACGACAGCGATTTAACTAATTATACAATTACTGAAGATGCTGATTTGTCAGGAGTCAGGAGTCAGGAAGAAGAATATTTTACAAGTTATTGA
- a CDS encoding ligand-binding sensor domain-containing protein, giving the protein MVLFNSRTRLLMISILLGLISLPSTGEQVGAQTKPDINPNNSTTTYPAAPPPRRVDPLPDDRDVQEREAETDYRISNLLGDFAGNLWVGSWRGLSRIDPNTGKVIARVSLPNITISALAQDKVGRLWVGNYEGLTRVDPRTNEITAQNLLLPSKRVLSLLTDKRGYLWTGTDSGLALISPDQGLIMTTIKNLPGVSANAMTLDAEGQLWVGTLDGLVRVNTANALIMKRINNLPGTTVQSLAISPEGLIWAGMPNQLLVVNPKNGIVLRSVTPLRGRNVTSVRFAQDGSVWVGTTNGLLRLNPNTGALLDRVAGLPSSRVLTVAPDLGNKLWVGTSEGLAWLMPTMDKAQTHFGFGRSVK; this is encoded by the coding sequence GTGGTATTATTTAATAGTCGTACTCGTTTATTGATGATTTCTATTTTGCTGGGGCTGATAAGTCTACCCAGTACAGGAGAGCAAGTAGGAGCGCAAACAAAACCTGATATCAATCCAAATAATTCCACTACTACTTACCCAGCCGCACCTCCACCAAGACGAGTAGATCCCTTACCCGATGATCGGGATGTGCAAGAAAGAGAAGCAGAAACTGATTACCGCATTAGTAATTTGTTAGGAGATTTTGCTGGTAATTTGTGGGTAGGTTCTTGGCGGGGTTTATCGCGGATTGACCCGAATACAGGTAAGGTTATTGCTCGTGTCAGTTTACCAAATATTACTATTAGTGCATTAGCCCAAGATAAAGTCGGGCGTTTATGGGTGGGAAATTATGAGGGTTTGACACGAGTAGATCCTCGCACTAATGAAATTACAGCACAAAATTTATTACTACCTTCCAAACGGGTATTGTCGCTGTTAACAGATAAACGTGGTTATTTGTGGACAGGTACTGATAGCGGTTTAGCCTTGATTAGTCCTGACCAAGGCTTGATTATGACAACAATCAAAAACTTGCCTGGTGTTAGCGCCAATGCAATGACTTTAGATGCTGAAGGTCAGCTTTGGGTTGGGACTTTGGATGGACTGGTCAGGGTGAATACTGCCAATGCCTTGATTATGAAGAGGATAAATAATTTACCAGGGACGACTGTGCAATCTTTAGCCATCAGTCCTGAAGGGTTAATTTGGGCAGGAATGCCAAATCAATTATTAGTGGTTAACCCAAAAAATGGAATTGTGTTGAGGTCTGTCACGCCTTTGCGAGGAAGGAATGTAACTTCAGTCCGTTTTGCTCAAGATGGTAGTGTTTGGGTTGGTACGACTAATGGTTTGTTACGATTAAATCCCAATACGGGTGCTTTGTTAGACCGAGTTGCGGGGCTGCCTTCTAGTCGAGTGCTGACTGTTGCACCTGATCTTGGTAATAAGTTGTGGGTGGGAACCAGCGAGGGGCTGGCTTGGTTAATGCCTACAATGGATAAAGCACAAACTCATTTTGGGTTCGGTCGGTCTGTGAAGTAG
- a CDS encoding putative toxin-antitoxin system toxin component, PIN family: MRLIVVFDTNVLISGIGWKSNPFRCLELARRGIIEGVICPEILEEVTEKLQLKLKFSDTQVIDTIADLLSFLRLVTITNTLNFLTTDPDDNMVLECAVLANATHIVTGDKKHLLPLGIYEDIAIVNATDFLTLILPQQ, encoded by the coding sequence GTGCGCCTAATAGTGGTATTTGATACAAATGTTTTGATCTCTGGTATTGGCTGGAAAAGCAACCCTTTTCGTTGTCTTGAATTGGCGCGTAGGGGCATCATAGAAGGTGTAATATGTCCAGAAATACTTGAGGAAGTCACAGAAAAATTACAACTAAAGCTAAAATTTTCAGATACTCAAGTAATTGATACAATAGCTGATTTACTCAGCTTTCTCCGATTAGTAACAATTACTAACACTTTGAATTTCCTCACCACTGACCCAGATGATAATATGGTTTTAGAATGTGCCGTTTTGGCGAATGCGACTCATATTGTTACAGGTGACAAAAAACATTTGTTACCTTTAGGTATTTATGAAGATATTGCAATTGTAAATGCTACAGATTTCCTTACTTTAATATTACCTCAACAATAA
- a CDS encoding GNAT family N-acetyltransferase, protein MNNSLIRIENLLDTDLDELRKLSVDIWYTHYSQIISIEQIEYMLNLMYGVGVIENEILNQGIFYDKVLKNDQFVGYLSYGEETKNNITYLKLHKCYLLPSLHGLGYGQIMLNHIYKKAKNMNLKQIILNVNKRNEKGIKAYTRFGFRIIASEIKDMGNGFVIDDYIMGYDL, encoded by the coding sequence ATGAATAATTCTTTAATTAGGATTGAAAACTTATTAGATACAGATTTAGATGAACTCAGAAAACTTAGTGTAGATATTTGGTATACTCACTATTCCCAAATTATCAGCATTGAACAGATAGAGTATATGCTGAATCTGATGTATGGAGTAGGAGTAATTGAAAATGAAATTTTAAATCAGGGTATATTCTACGATAAAGTCCTAAAAAATGATCAATTCGTTGGTTATTTGTCTTATGGAGAAGAAACCAAAAATAATATTACTTATTTAAAGCTACATAAGTGTTACCTATTACCCTCACTGCATGGTTTAGGCTATGGACAAATAATGTTAAATCATATTTATAAAAAAGCAAAAAATATGAACTTAAAACAAATAATTCTCAATGTCAATAAAAGGAATGAAAAAGGAATTAAAGCTTATACTAGATTTGGTTTTAGAATTATTGCCAGTGAAATTAAAGATATGGGTAATGGATTTGTAATAGATGATTATATCATGGGTTATGATCTTTAA
- a CDS encoding metal ABC transporter substrate-binding protein: protein MKKTKIFRLCVVILLPLTLLSCTQSDSLPRRNGKPQVVATSTVIADLAEEVGGEEIDLLGILQAGADPHVYEPVPADSRVLEAADLILYNGYNLEPGIIKLMNASGGKARKLAVGEVVKPLKLEKSKGQIVPDPHVWGSGENAILMVKAIRDGLIELSPEDKDKFTQKAAQLTDELQQLNIWIRQQIQTIPLEKRKLITTHDAFQYYGNTYGIEIAGTLIGISTEEQPSAQTVKQLVDSVKKIGVPAIFAETTINPALIKTVAQEAGIKLAPQQLYSDSIGAKGSDGDTYIKMMVANTRAIVTALGGKYTPFELKPKIEAKS, encoded by the coding sequence ATGAAGAAAACAAAGATTTTTCGGTTGTGTGTGGTGATTTTATTACCTTTAACATTACTTAGTTGTACTCAGTCAGACTCTCTGCCACGGAGAAATGGCAAACCACAGGTTGTAGCAACTAGCACTGTAATTGCAGATTTAGCTGAAGAGGTTGGTGGAGAGGAAATTGATTTGTTGGGAATTCTCCAAGCCGGTGCAGATCCTCACGTTTACGAACCAGTACCAGCAGATAGCCGAGTTTTAGAAGCAGCGGACTTAATTTTATATAACGGTTATAACTTAGAACCAGGAATTATTAAGTTGATGAATGCTAGTGGAGGAAAAGCACGGAAGTTAGCTGTGGGAGAAGTTGTCAAACCTTTAAAGTTAGAAAAAAGCAAAGGTCAAATCGTTCCAGATCCACACGTTTGGGGGAGTGGAGAAAATGCCATCTTGATGGTAAAAGCTATTAGAGACGGATTAATTGAGTTATCACCAGAAGATAAAGATAAATTTACTCAAAAAGCAGCCCAACTTACCGATGAATTACAGCAATTAAATATCTGGATTCGGCAACAAATCCAAACTATTCCCCTAGAAAAACGTAAACTTATCACTACCCATGATGCATTTCAATATTATGGAAATACTTATGGTATTGAAATTGCTGGAACTTTAATTGGCATTAGTACGGAAGAACAACCCAGCGCCCAAACAGTCAAACAATTAGTAGATTCAGTGAAAAAAATAGGTGTACCTGCAATTTTTGCCGAAACCACTATTAATCCAGCTTTAATTAAAACCGTTGCCCAAGAGGCAGGTATAAAACTCGCTCCGCAACAACTTTATTCTGATTCTATCGGTGCAAAAGGAAGCGATGGAGATACATACATCAAGATGATGGTAGCGAATACCCGCGCTATTGTCACAGCATTGGGAGGTAAATATACGCCGTTTGAACTCAAGCCAAAAATAGAAGCAAAATCTTAG
- a CDS encoding pentapeptide repeat-containing protein has product MRVPKIFSITSNDLQITALFDKIATMKIIRWMLEINENLKHDRHNKHYQDYLMKVVAQLENNSIATSLDAINDLEHLAGVNPQYHWIIMDMLTNFVRNKAASISPEEVTNNSAENARKVIQAAITVIGRRDTKYDPENEQIDLSYTDLRGVNLQGANLEQTNLYQANLSEANLAGANLEGAILSAANLSGANLNFANLSQAILSAANLRGANLSSANLHRANLYLASLQDAILNDAILDEANLREVQFRF; this is encoded by the coding sequence ATGAGAGTGCCAAAAATATTTTCTATTACTTCTAATGACCTTCAAATCACAGCTTTATTTGATAAAATAGCTACCATGAAAATCATCCGGTGGATGCTGGAAATAAATGAAAATCTAAAGCATGATCGACACAATAAACACTATCAAGATTACCTAATGAAGGTTGTAGCCCAACTGGAAAATAATTCCATAGCAACCAGTTTAGATGCAATTAATGATTTAGAGCATCTCGCTGGAGTTAATCCACAATACCACTGGATAATTATGGATATGCTTACTAATTTTGTGCGAAATAAAGCTGCCAGTATATCCCCAGAAGAAGTAACAAATAATTCCGCTGAAAACGCCAGGAAAGTAATTCAAGCAGCTATTACTGTGATTGGTAGGAGAGATACAAAATATGACCCAGAAAATGAGCAAATTGACTTAAGTTACACGGATTTAAGGGGAGTAAACTTGCAAGGTGCGAACCTGGAACAAACTAACCTTTATCAAGCTAATCTCTCAGAGGCAAATCTTGCTGGTGCAAACCTGGAGGGAGCGATTCTCAGTGCGGCTAATCTCTCTGGTGCAAATCTCAATTTTGCTAATCTGTCCCAGGCTATCCTTAGTGCTGCAAATCTCAGAGGTGCAAATCTCTCTAGTGCTAACTTACATCGAGCTAATCTATATTTAGCTAGTTTACAGGATGCAATTTTGAATGATGCTATCCTGGATGAAGCAAACCTGAGGGAAGTGCAGTTTAGGTTTTAA
- a CDS encoding ribulose bisphosphate carboxylase small subunit has product MQTLSKERRYETLSYLPPLSDAQIAKQVQYILSQGYIPAIEFNETSEPTELFWTMWKLPLFGAKTTQEVLSEVQGCRSQFGNCYVRVVGFDNIKQCQVLSFIVHKPSRY; this is encoded by the coding sequence ATGCAAACTTTATCAAAAGAGCGTCGTTACGAAACTCTCTCTTATCTTCCCCCCCTGTCTGATGCTCAAATTGCCAAACAAGTTCAGTACATTCTGAGCCAAGGCTACATCCCAGCAATCGAGTTTAACGAAACTTCTGAACCAACCGAATTGTTCTGGACAATGTGGAAGCTACCTTTGTTTGGTGCTAAAACCACTCAAGAAGTATTGAGTGAAGTTCAAGGTTGCCGTTCTCAGTTCGGTAACTGCTATGTTCGTGTTGTTGGTTTTGACAACATCAAACAGTGTCAAGTTCTCAGCTTTATCGTTCACAAACCCAGCAGATACTAA
- a CDS encoding pentapeptide repeat-containing protein, whose product MSAKKTDTTLNWFISIIVIVAMSLILIVFASTNIEKLSLQQRITDRNQALTTTAIVFLGLAVMLNAYYAAKRTQAMQKNAITAEKSLAIGIENTKLTQERLIAERFIGGIAQLGHDKVETRIGAIYALERIAQDFPQEHWTIMEILTAFIRENAAIQIERKVPKPEDFMTIDLGQQRERARRQQPADYSIPLESFKLRTDIQAALTVIGRRNFQQDRENQKLDLRNTDIRRVDLAGAKLQGVDLRGSDLSGSDLREIDLSGADLDGVKLIGSILFEANLFKASLRGANLSRANLNLANLYGVNLRSANLSGASLRAANLQAANLYKANLQQATLKAANLSGAKLFLANLQGAKLGKTNLQLAGLTAANLQGANLNGANLQGANLNAAKLQQTDIYFANLSEASLTEADLQQANLMGANLCKAILDEADLSWANLMGANLAGAHLCDVKLTGTILTGAKNLELEQINMTWGDRTTRLPDYIEIPESWRQSV is encoded by the coding sequence ATGTCTGCTAAAAAGACAGACACAACTTTGAATTGGTTTATTAGCATCATAGTTATTGTTGCTATGTCCTTAATACTGATTGTCTTCGCATCTACTAATATTGAAAAGTTATCACTTCAGCAGCGAATAACTGATAGAAATCAAGCATTAACTACTACTGCTATAGTTTTTCTAGGTTTAGCTGTCATGCTTAATGCTTACTACGCGGCAAAGCGGACTCAAGCAATGCAAAAAAATGCGATTACAGCGGAGAAAAGCCTAGCAATTGGTATAGAAAATACGAAACTGACTCAAGAAAGATTGATTGCAGAACGCTTTATTGGCGGAATTGCTCAGTTGGGGCATGACAAGGTAGAAACGCGCATTGGTGCAATTTATGCGTTAGAAAGAATTGCCCAGGATTTCCCCCAAGAACATTGGACAATCATGGAAATTCTCACCGCGTTTATCCGGGAGAATGCAGCTATACAAATAGAGAGGAAAGTACCCAAACCAGAAGATTTTATGACGATTGATTTGGGTCAACAGCGAGAACGGGCCCGTCGTCAACAGCCAGCAGATTATTCTATTCCTTTAGAGTCTTTCAAACTTCGCACTGATATTCAAGCGGCACTAACTGTGATTGGTAGACGCAATTTTCAGCAAGACCGAGAAAATCAAAAACTGGATTTACGGAATACTGACATCAGACGGGTAGATTTGGCAGGGGCTAAACTGCAAGGGGTCGATTTGCGGGGATCTGATTTGAGCGGGTCTGATTTGCGGGAGATAGATTTAAGTGGAGCAGATTTAGATGGGGTTAAACTCATCGGGTCGATTCTCTTTGAAGCTAATTTGTTTAAAGCTAGTTTACGGGGAGCTAATTTAAGTCGGGCGAATTTAAATCTTGCTAATTTATATGGAGTCAACTTGCGTTCAGCTAACCTATCTGGTGCAAGTTTGCGTGCAGCTAATTTACAAGCTGCTAATTTGTATAAAGCTAATTTGCAACAAGCAACTCTGAAAGCGGCTAACTTATCTGGTGCTAAGTTATTTTTGGCGAATTTGCAAGGGGCGAAGTTGGGTAAAACTAATTTACAGTTAGCGGGTTTGACTGCGGCGAATTTGCAAGGTGCAAATCTCAATGGTGCAAATCTCCAAGGTGCAAATTTGAATGCTGCTAAATTGCAGCAAACAGATATTTATTTTGCTAATCTCAGTGAAGCTAGTTTGACGGAGGCAGATTTGCAACAAGCTAATCTGATGGGGGCTAATCTTTGTAAGGCTATTCTTGATGAAGCTGATCTTTCGTGGGCAAATTTGATGGGAGCTAACTTAGCTGGCGCTCATCTTTGTGATGTTAAACTGACTGGAACGATTTTGACGGGGGCAAAAAACCTGGAATTAGAGCAGATAAATATGACTTGGGGCGATCGCACTACTCGTCTACCTGATTATATCGAAATACCGGAGAGTTGGCGGCAATCTGTTTGA